A stretch of DNA from Glycine max cultivar Williams 82 chromosome 18, Glycine_max_v4.0, whole genome shotgun sequence:
TATGCTCGAGTCATTGAGAGGTATGAAGCTAGAGATGAAGCTCGAAAGAAGTACCTGAAAGAACAGCAACTGAAGAAATTGGAGAAGAGCAACCAAAATGGTGAGGATGCTGCAAGTgatgaggaggaagaggaagatgaagatgaagatgaagatgatttAAGGGTAGATGAGGCAAAGGTTGATGAGAGCAAACAAATGGACTTTGCAAAGGTTGAGAAGCGTGTGCGTACAACAGGTGGTGGGAGTACAGGAACtgtgaggtattttttatgttaccatcattttaaaaatgcaAGGCCAAGTTAATTGATCACATACTTAAGATTCTCTCTTTCATTATTTACCTGAGGAATTGGATCtgaaatatttctttttcaggAATCTACGTATTCGAGAGGATACTGCAAAATATCTTCTTAATCTTGATGTCAATTCTGCACACTATGATCCCAAGACCAGATCCATGCGTGAGGATCCACTTCCAGATGCAGATCCGAAtgaaaagttttatttggtatcTTGTCTCTAGAATGAAATTTATATGAAACACTAGTTTTTACTGCCATATTTAATCTTGTATTTGGATTAAATCTGTTTTTGTACTGTAGGGTGATAACCAATATAGAAATAGTGGGCAAGCTTTAGAATTCAAGGAATTAAACATCCATGCTTGGGAAGCATTTGACAAGGGACAAGATGTCCACATGCAAGCAGCTCCATCCCAGGCTGAGTTACTCTATAAGAATTTCAAGGTCATGAAGGAGAAGTTGAAGTATCAAACAAAGGAAACCATTATCGAGAAGTATGGCAATGCGGCCGATGAGGACaaacttccaagagaacttctGCTGGGCCAAAGTGAAAGGCAAGTCGAGTATGACCGTGCTGGTAGAATTATTAAGGGCCAGGTAAGATTTACAGTGCAGCATTTGCATATAAATCTTAAATATTCTTCTTGGTACTGTAGTGGTAGTGGGATTTCACACATGATCTGTTAACATTGTGGGGTTTTACCATGAGTTTTAGTTTCAACTTTATGAATTCTGCTTTGTGGTTATTGCTGTTTATTTAAGATGATAGATTAGTTATTTATCCGATATGTCCAACAGGAAGTAGCTCTCCCCAGGAGCAAGTATGAAGAAGATGTTTACATTAACAACCACACGACTGTTTGGGGCTCATGGTGGAAGGATCATCAATGGGGCTATAAATGCTGCAAGCAGACAATACGCAATAGCTATTGCACTGGTGCTGCTGGTATTGAGGCGGCAGAGGCTGCAAGCGATCTTATGAAAGCGAATATTGCTCGTAAGGAGGCTGCTACAGGTTCGTACACTAACACCACACCTATGCTGTGCCTCTACCTCCTTCCCTTTCATTACTGttattactttctttttctttgtttaacaATTTTGTGTGATTGTATTTAGTATGTATTTATTAATCTCTAATCCTTTTTATGAATCTATACAGAGGATCCTACACCTGTGGAGGAGAAAAAGCTTGCTACATGGGGTACTGATGTCCCAGATGATCTAGTTCTAGATGAAAAATTGCTTGCTGAAGCACTCAAGAAGGTAAATATCAATCTATCATGTTTGGTATTTGTTTGTGTCATTCTGTGTGTCTTATTGTACCCCTTgtggaattaattaaatttttgtgcCAATAACTTTGTTGACCTTAATTATCAAGGTCACGACACCATAGATTCAAGCAAAATATTGCATGTTCATTTCTTGAAACAAAAATGACATGATTTGGCTTATGGAGATGTTACTATTCATACATTTATACTTATGTTGTGCTGATTGTTCTGTTATGGCTTCCTTTTCACAGGAGGatcaaagaaagagagaagagaaagatgagagGAAACGCAAGTATAATGTTAGATGGAACGATGAGGTTACAGCAGAGGACATGGAGGCATACAGGATGAAGAAAGTACATCATGATGATCCAATGAAGGATTTTCTGCATTAAGCTTGGAAAGGATAAAATGGCCTGCATCTCTTTCCTTAGAATTAAAGGGCAATCTTTCTTTGCTAGTCCACGAGCCTTTCTGTTATGTTACTGCCAGCAGCTGGATTGGGCAGAATGGATTATCAGTTTGGCATCCTTGATCCTTTGACCTGTAGTGAGAAGGAGGAACTAGGGTGGAACTATCAAAAATGTTTGTACAGCTTTTGTGTGcttcatttaatcacttttgaCTTGGTTCAACTTGAAAATGTTTGCTTTAATAGCAAGTTTACATTTTCTCGACCCTTAAAAGAGGTTAGTTTCCTTTTTTGAGGGGTGATGTGTAAAAGAAACAGCAACTTTAAGGGGTTAGATTGAAAAATGTTAACTCGCTGTGGATGATGTTAGAATAAATAGTATTAGATTATTGTAATAGAGTTGCAATTATTCAAGTGCACTCTTGGGGAGTTCAATCTAGTTGATATTAGTATTATGTTAGTTGACTGAGTTAGTGAGAGTTTGTTAATGACAGCTGTTGACAGCTGTCATAACTAATTGGCTAGCCTATATAATCAAAACTATAATCCTCAATTCAGCTGGCccataatattttcatattctcTTTTCTAAGTTTTTCTTTCCTCAAATATTCTCTTTTTAGAATTCTATTATGGTAACAGAGCTCGGTAAGATCAACAATGGCTGCTCAAAATAACTTGATTTTGTCTCGTGTTATAGTATGTGCTCACTTGTAGGAAGTTTGGGAGAGAATTCATGATTATTTTCACAAGCAAACAAGAGCTACTGTGCGACAATTGCGTACTGAATTGCAAGCTATGACACTTGGAGGAATATTGATGGGAGAGTTTTCTATGCAAATCAAAACCATTTATGACTCTCACCTCGATTGGACTGAAGTCCAATCATGCTTCAAGAGAATGTTGACTTGATCCTCGAAGGTCTTTCGTGGATTATGACTCCATTATATCAGTCATCGAAAACAAGTTCGAAACCATACCAATTGCGAAGGTCAAAGCTCTACTTTTGGCTTATGAAGCTCGCCTAAAAAAGTTCAGCAAACAATTGCTCTCCGATTCTCCTTCAATTAATTACATATAAGCGcacaaaaaattattctcatCGCATGAATATGATGGTTACACGGTGTCAAACAAGTCTTTCTCGCAATCAAATCTCAAGAGTTATTCTAATTTCCGTAGTGGTTCTAGTCGTGGGGGAGGTTTTAACAACTGTGGTGGTGGCCGACGTGGTAGCACTGATGGTGGAGATCGAGATTGTGGTCGGTTTGTTAATTTTCAGTGCCAAGTATGTTTGCACTATGGTCCCACTGTCTCATACTATCATTAACGATATGACCAACATTATCAACCAAATTCAACTATGCAAGTCAGTGTCAGCCCAATTTCAATTCAGGTTATGGTCAAAGTAATGCTAATTCTGGGCAGCATAATGGTGATGATAATCATCATGCTAATGTTTGGGTGAACAATAACTATAAATCTGAAAGTACTAGCAATTAATATACTCCTAGTGCCATGGTAACTAATGTTTCTTCTTAACCAAACTCAAATTTTGCTAATTGGATTTCAGATTCAGGAGCTTCTTTTCATGTTGCTGGTGAATCTCAGAATACTTAGCAGATAGAACCTTTTGAAGGTCTTGATCAGATCTTCATTGGCAATGGTCGAGGTCTGAAAATTACTTACTCTGGTTCTTCTTCCTTCATTTCCCCTTACAATTCCAAAGTGTCTGTCTCTTAATCGTTTTTTACATGTGCTTTGTATCACTAAAAATCtccttagtgttagtcaatttgCCAGGGACAATGGAGTTTTCTTTGAATTTCACTCTAACTAGTGTGCTATGAAATGAGGTCTTACTTTATGGCACTATTGGTCCTGATGATCTCTACAACTTCTCCAACATTCAGTATCCTTCATCTGGTTCTGCTTCTTGTTGTTTTTCTACTTCTACAAATTCCTTTGTAAATCCATGTAATAAGATTGAAAAATCCATTGTAAATCCATGTAATAGGATCAGTTCTCTTTGGCATGATAGACTTTGTCATCCAACTCATCATGTTTTACAAATTGTTTTACAACATTATAAAATACGCATTTCTAATAAAACTGTTTGATTTTTGCTCTGCTTGTGCTGGAGGAAAGTCTCACGGACTTCCTTCATCTCCATCTGAATTTGTTAACTCTTTTACTCTAGAGTTAGTTTATAGTGATCTTTGGGGACCAGTTCATGTTACCTCCACAAATGGTTTTCTCTACTGTATTACTTTTGTTGATGCCTTATCCAGGTTTACTTGGATTTATCTACTTAAAAGCaaagctgaaacttttactgtatttcaaaagtttaaagCAATGGCAGAGTTAAAATTCAATTCTAAAATCAAAAACCTTAAAACTGAAGGAGAATTTAGACCCTTAGTATCCTTTTTGGCCAGTTTCAGCATTAAACAAGAACTTTTCTGTCCTCACACCCATCATCAAAATGGTATTGTTAAGAGAAAACATAGACATGTTCTGGAACTTGGACTTTGTTACATCATGCTTTATTACCACTTAAATTTTGGGGTTTTGCTTTCACTGctgttgtttatttaataaaccGACTACCTACATCATCCTTAAATTTTTCAGTTCCCTACCATGAGTTTTTCAAACAATTTCCTGACTATACCTTTCTAAAAACAtttggttgtgtttgtttttctttacttgGACCTTACAACAATCACAAATTGGATTTTAGATctcatgagtttttttttcttgggatATTCTACCTCTCATAAGGGATATAAATGTCTATCTCCTTCTGGcagaatttatatttcttaagaTGTTCTTTTTAATGATCTAAGTTTCCATATGCTAACTTATTTGAGTCTTCTCCTTTTCTTAGTCAACCTTCTTCATCCcctactaattttaattttccctCCATCCCTATCATTGCTACTTCAGTTTGCTTCTCCTGATCAGTCTCCTATTCCTCCAGTTCAGTCAGACTCAGACTCATCTCAATCTGATTCTGTTTAACTCTTAAATTTTGTTAAGTCAGACTTACCTCAGTCTGTTTCTGTTCAGTCCTCTAATCCTGAACAGACAGAACAGCCACTATTACTatcatatcaaattaaaaatcctCATCCTCAAACACTAACTCTTCTCCTCCCCCTCCATCATCCAATATTCACCCTATGCAAACCAGATCCAAATATGGTATTCACTTACCCAGGATTAATCCTACACTTCTATTGTCTCATTGTGAACCAAAGAGTGTGAAACTCACTGGATTGCAGTAAAAAGAATCCTAAGGTATT
This window harbors:
- the LOC100778457 gene encoding pre-mRNA-splicing factor SLU7-A, with amino-acid sequence MATASVAFKSREDHRKQIELEEARKAGLAPAELDEDGKEINPHIPQYMSSAPWYLNAERPSLKHQRKWKSDPNYTKSWYDRGAKIFQADKYRKGACENCGAMTHDSKSCMERPRRVGAKWTNKHIAPDEKIETFELDYDGKRDRWNGYDASTYARVIERYEARDEARKKYLKEQQLKKLEKSNQNGEDAASDEEEEEDEDEDEDDLRVDEAKVDESKQMDFAKVEKRVRTTGGGSTGTVRNLRIREDTAKYLLNLDVNSAHYDPKTRSMREDPLPDADPNEKFYLGDNQYRNSGQALEFKELNIHAWEAFDKGQDVHMQAAPSQAELLYKNFKVMKEKLKYQTKETIIEKYGNAADEDKLPRELLLGQSERQVEYDRAGRIIKGQEVALPRSKYEEDVYINNHTTVWGSWWKDHQWGYKCCKQTIRNSYCTGAAGIEAAEAASDLMKANIARKEAATEDPTPVEEKKLATWGTDVPDDLVLDEKLLAEALKKEDQRKREEKDERKRKYNVRWNDEVTAEDMEAYRMKKVHHDDPMKDFLH